In Plodia interpunctella isolate USDA-ARS_2022_Savannah chromosome 22, ilPloInte3.2, whole genome shotgun sequence, the following proteins share a genomic window:
- the LOC128679749 gene encoding G patch domain-containing protein 1 homolog: MSDSGSDDENTIRYGTPLEPYEEDEIPSKRKYQQQTDQYAVDAHGRRRFHGAFTGGFSAGFGNSVGTPEGWTPATFKSSRGDKAQVSSQRPEDFMDEEDRSEFGIAPRHMQTHSEFSGQKRLRQQRYHDGPIPGEPVLEQLVRAVHETAAVRMLRAMGWRPGQGTGDRVTREEKKRDKQRHKVYGCYMPKDVRENQQQSSEDSDSDYDIEALFAPDDYEPYILSRKVDRFGLGYSGLSRHSVLGNLIGEYNAGSSKSHLVMKDKGKKVSIRGQAFGVGAFEAEDEDIYATEDMTHYDFELGGPSKEKKKKPIKQGVNVLEGFVKAVKPPPPPAAHAPPPPPREFVAAARRTRFQPSDVPQRDQGLGRHELSAEARGALLGETPLKLHPTPIVPPSSETPKTDPIAQLLGRNVNFVSNAEKEGERELNFISIKDSGKEINKVFRPFMSNPKKQARYELFLRDKEAYMREGDSDVDRLLEWEREREIVEFEQAAKLYKPLTGIMNDRFTHASQPDDSTNPLIAVAKSSNNYGLASKEMVEAASRGVYGVMTRREADWRPDPLVSKRFNVPEIGGNRSEQKKEDKPKVSYSVFSYLESSVHDKDSFAKEQTQFSGSKSINVEPKTIQKVPQVKNVNENNEKGKVVASTSVSDTSFNKRMTVADLFLKESEKDLNNKEKGTEVTETIEKFDKMDLYKSIFLSDSEDEEVPYKSGEKSDTIDFIEKPKNVERNTSPPRGIFANIDFDEINSWKRNTDNKKPDDAKDPVSVASTEDSVNIEKPSAESEEYGPKIPENLKKRLEESCVFTDNFRPMFRSKNEKQTDPIDVDSSSADSWVEAKDAKSKKQKKKKSKKHKHKKSKHKKKDR; the protein is encoded by the exons AGTCAAAGACCAGAGGACTTTATGGATGAAGAGGACCGCAGTGAGTTTGGCATAGCCCCGCGTCACATGCAAACACACAGTGAGTTCTCTGGACAGAAGCGGCTGAGACAGCAGAGATACCATGATGGACCTATCCCTG GGGAGCCAGTACTAGAGCAACTAGTGAGGGCGGTGCACGAGACAGCCGCGGTCCGCATGCTGCGGGCCATGGGCTGGCGGCCCGGGCAGGGGACCGGAGATAGAGTGACTAGAGAGGAGAAAAAGAGAGACAAGCAGAGACATAAGGTGTACGGTTGTTACATGCCCAAGGATGTTAGAGAG AACCAGCAACAGTCTTCAGAAGACAGCGATTCGGACTACGACATCGAGGCACTGTTCGCGCCAGACGACTATGAGCCTTATATCCTGAGCCGTAAAGTCGACCGCTTCGGTCTTGGGTACTCCGGACTTAGCAGGCATTCGGTTCTTGGCAATTTGATTGGAGAATATAATGCAGGAAGTTCCAAGAGTCATTTGGTCATGAAGGATAAAGGAAAGAAG GTGTCAATACGTGGTCAAGCGTTCGGCGTGGGCGCATTCGAAGCGGAAGACGAAGATATATACGCGACTGAGGACATGACCCACTACGATTTTGAGCTCGGAGGACCTTCCaaagagaagaagaagaagcctATCAAACAGGGTGTTAAT GTGCTAGAAGGATTTGTGAAGGCCGTGaagccgccgccgccgccggccgCGCACGCGCCCCCCCCCCCGCCGCGCGAGTTCGTCGCCGCCGCTCGCAGGACCAGGTTCCAGCCCTCCGATGTGCCTCAGAGGGATCAGG GTCTAGGTCGGCACGAGCTGTCAGCCGAAGCGAGAGGCGCACTCCTAGGCGAAACACCCCTCAAACTCCACCCAACCCCTATTGTACCCCCCTCAAGTGAAACCCCAAAAACGGACCCAATAGCACAACTACTCGGCAGAAACGTGAATTTCGTATCGAACGCAGAGAAAGAAGGAGAAAgagaattaaatttcatatcaataaaAGATTCTGGCAAAGAAATCAATAAGGTTTTTAGACCTTTTATGAGTAACCCAAAGAAACAGGCGCGGTACGAGCTGTTTTTGAGGGATAAGGAGGCGTATATGAGAGAGGGAGATAGCGATGTGGATAGATTACTTGAGTgggagagggagagagagatagTGGAATTTGAACAGGCTGCCAAGTTGTATAAACCTTTGACTGGCATTATGAATGATAG ATTCACCCACGCATCTCAGCCCGATGATAGCACGAATCCATTGATAGCTGTAGCCAAAAGCAGTAATAATTACGGCCTCGCCTCGAAGGAGATGGTCGAGGCCGCCTCGCGAGGCGTGTACGGCGTCATGACGAGGCGCGAGGCCGACTGGAGACCGGATCCGTTGGTCTCCAAGAGGTTTAACGTCCCTGAGATTGGGGGAAACCG ATCAGAACAGAAAAAAGAAGACAAACCGAAGGTGTCCTACTCCGTATTTTCCTACCTCGAATCTTCGGTTCACGACAAAGATAGCTTCGCTAAAGAACAAACACAATTCAGCGGATCAAAATCTATAAATGTTGAACcaaaaaccatacaaaaagtTCCGCaagttaaaaatgtaaatgaaaataacgAAAAGGGCAAAGTTGTTGCTTCAACGAGCGTTTCAGATACAAGTTTTAACAAAAGAATGACCGTagcagatttatttttgaaagaatcagaaaaagatttaaataacaaGGAAAAAGGCACCGAAGTTACTGAAACCATTGAGAAATTCGACAAAATGGATCTGTACAAATCGATTTTCCTAAGCGACAGCGAAGATGAGGAAGTTCCCTACAAAAGTGGAGAAAAAAGTGACACGATCGATTTCATAGAGAAACCTAAAAATGTAGAACGAAACACGTCACCACCAAGAGGCATTTTCGCTAATattgatttcgatgaaataaaCTCTTGGAAAAGAAATactgataataaaaaacctgATGACGCCAAAGACCCAGTCAGTGTTGCTAGCACAGAAGACTctgtaaatattgaaaaaccaAGTGCTGAAAGTGAAGAGTATGGGCCGAAAATTCCTGAAAACCTTAAGAAAAGACTAGAAGAGAGTTGCGTATTTACGGATAATTTTAGACCAATGTTTAGGAGTAAAAATGAGAAACAAACGGACCCAATAGACGTGGACTCTTCTAGCGCCGACTCTTGGGTGGAAGCTAAGGACGCAAAGtcgaaaaaacaaaagaagaaaaaaagtaaaaaacataagcataaaaaatctaaacataAGAAAAAGGATAGGTAA
- the LOC128679750 gene encoding uncharacterized protein LOC128679750, protein MGRKKTIRGSERTMILKVLHFFEEEKLHGIAIPISQVEKRVCTATGISRRTLARIKNEEKEVLEKLRLSPQPGTSSEAPTETVKLPTPGKKRKQKKKLEIDDFMICAIKTKIESFYDVYKEVPTLKKILNVVKRDLNFPGQRETLRKIITESLGFKFKKCSKKRDVLIERPEIAAWRARYLRRLKENDDLGPEKKPVIFTDETWVHSHYTVNKCWQSQTVPGIRKNDSAGQRWIIVHAGGETGFVEGADLLYKCKSSKGDYHDEMDTENYTKWLTEKLIPNLPPNSIVVIDNAPYHSKQLNKPPTMAARKQDMQNWLSERNITFDPRMTKAELNYIIIRNRPEKEYLVDKLLEESGHEVLRLPPYQCDLNPIEYIWNLVKQRVADKNVDQSERQIEKLAREAIQSITQDDWKKEINHVDRLRKAYWEKQGLEDARELVINVNDDSDDSDLESHSDFERMSGIEELDSD, encoded by the exons ATGGGTAGGAAAAAAACTATCCGTGGGTCCGAAAGGACaatgatattaaaagtattacatttttttgaggAAGAAAAGTTGCATGGAATAGCTATTCCAATATCTCAAGTGGAAAAGCGAGTGTGTACGGCTACTGGCATTAGTCGACGCACATTGGCCAGAATAAAAAACGAGGAAAAAGAAGTTTTGGAGAAACTAAGGCTTTCACCACAGCCGGGTACGTCAAGCGAAGCCCCAACAGAGACAGTCAAATTACCCACTCCAGGGAAAAagcgaaaacaaaagaaaaagctgGAAATTGATGACTTCATGATTTgtgcaattaaaacaaaaattgaaagcTTTTATGACGTGTACAAAGAAGTGcctacattgaaaaaaattttaaacgttgTTAAGAGAGATCTTAACTTTCCTGGTCAAAGAGAGACCCTGCGAAAAATTATAACAGAAAGTTTgggatttaaattcaaaaagtgcTCCAAAAAACGAGACGTGCTCATAGAAAGACCTGAAATAGCAGCGTGGCGTGCACGTTACTTAAGAAGATTAAAAGAAAACGACGACTTGGGCCCGGAAAAAAAACCTGTTATTTTTACCGATGAAACATGGGTCCACTCGCATTACACTGTCAACAAGTGTTGGCAAAGTCAAACGGTCCCAGGCATAAGAAAAAACGATAGTGCTGGCCAACGCTGGATAATCGTTCACGCAG GAGGAGAGACTGGGTTCGTCGAAGGTGCAGacttattatacaaatgtaaaagtaGTAAAGGGGATTACCACGACGAAATGGACACAGAAAACTACACGAAATGGTTAACCGAAAAACTAATTCCAAATTTGCCACCTAACAGTATTGTTGTCATAGACAACGCGCCCTACCACAGCAAGCAATTAAATAAGCCTCCTACTATGGCCGCTCGTAAACAAGACATGCAGAATTGGCTGAGCGAGAGAAACATTACGTTTGACCCGCGAATGACAAAGGCTGagttgaattatattataattcgcAACCGACcggaaaaagaatatttagtgGACAAACTTTTAGAGGAGAGCGGTCACGAAGTCCTCAGACTTCCACCATATCAATGTGACCTCAATCCTATTGAGTACATTTGGAACCTGGTCAAACAAAGAGTCGCCGACAAGAATGTCGATCAGTCAGAGAGACAAATCGAAAAACTAGCCAGGGAAGCCATACAATCAATAACGCAAGACGAttggaaaaaagaaattaatcacGTGGACCGGTTACGGAAGGCGTACTGGGAAAAGCAAGGTTTAGAAGACGCAAGAGAGTTAGTCATAAATGTAAATGACGACAGCGATGACAGTGATTTGGAATCACATTCAGATTTTGAAAGAATGTCAGGGATTGAAGAATTAGATTCTGATTag